In the Pan paniscus chromosome 8, NHGRI_mPanPan1-v2.0_pri, whole genome shotgun sequence genome, one interval contains:
- the LOC103785171 gene encoding basic proline-rich protein-like, whose amino-acid sequence MDILRGTPYPLLDLVAPGDPVVETPESEGLQRGALFTANGGTGGGGGTSGSAHRRLPNWARGASPPRPSPGGAAAPARYPRPAGGRSGGRVPEAGAKGLPLTRAFGGLRRPDDAVQVENGQQVRLRLLQRRPQVLEVVPLLGQEQLEQQLRLARARLPPPSWPEPGSADTGRAAPGAGAPWWRAAPPRRTPPGSPETGGRAGERLGSSPRAPGAVRRREPWAGAWAGWGPGAAGGAQQRPPPGLRSAAMLAAAAAGLEEEEEETEEEKEEAEVGTAAGARPEAGLQPGMLPLPLSLRARRPPREKTLPESRAARRPQSKTTTPGRKSPGPCFPGSRRLRPGSEAASAPVHPGPAHRGPAAATRSAVATAPPPPPARPSSLPSPGRPSGRRQQRRRGRAEGRGPRPAR is encoded by the exons ATGGACATCCTCCGAGGTACCCCCTACCCGCTACTGGACCTGGTGGCCCCCGGGGACCCTGTCGTCGAGACACCTGAGAGTGAAGGCCTTCAGCGGGGGGCATTGTTCACAGCGAACGGCGGGACTGGGGGAGGCGGCGGGACTTCGGGATCCGCGCACCGCCGCCTCCCCAACTGGGCCAGAGGAGCGAGTCCACCGAGGCCATCGCCAGGTGGAGCGGCGGCCCCGGCGAGGTACCCTCGGCCAGCAGGAGGGAGAAGCGGAGGGCGCGTCCCAGAGGCGGGGGCCAAGGGTCTGCCACTCACCCGCGCCTTCGGCGGGCTGCGGCGGCCCGACGACGCCGTTCAGGTAGAGAATGGGCAGCAGGTGAGGCTGCGTCTTCTCCAGCGCCGCCCGCAGGTCCTGGAAGTGGTCCCGCTCCTTGGCCAGGAGCAGCTTGAGCAGCAGCTCCGCCTTG CCCGAGCACGGCTTCCACCTCCGTCATGGCCTGAGCCAGGCTCTGCTGACACTGGGCGAGCAGCTCCCGGCGCTGGGGCTCCATGGTGGCGGGCCGCGCCGCCCCGCCGGACGCCTCCCGGGTCCCCCGAGACCGGCGGGCGGGCAGGCGAGCGCCTCGGCAGCAGCCCTAGGGCGCCGGGAGCCGTGAGGCGGCGGGAGCCATGGGCCGGGGCCTGGGCGGGCTGGGGGCCCGGGGCGGCGGGCGGCGCTCAGCAGCGGCCGCCTCCCGGGCTCCGGAGCGCAGCCATGTTGGCTGCCGCGGCGGCGGgactggaagaggaggaggaggagacggaggaggagaaggaggaggcggaggtggggACGGCGGCCGGGGCGCGCCCCGAGGCCGGGCTCCAGCCGGGcatgctccccctccccctcagcctccgcGCGCGCCGCCCGCCCCGCGAGAAAACTCTCCCCGAAAGCCGGGCCGCGCGCCGCCCCCAGAGCAAGACTACAACTCCCGGGAGAAAGTCGCCTGGGCCGTGTTTCCCAGGCTCCCGACGGCTCCGGCCCGGCTCGGAGGCCGCCTCGGCCCCCGTGCACCCCGGCCCGGCTCACCGGGGCCCCGCGGCCGCCACCCGCTCCGCCGTGGCCAcagccccgccgccgccgccggcccgtccctcctctctcccctccccaggccGTCCCTCCGGGAGGCGGCAGCAGCGGAGGAGGGGACGGGCGGAGGGGAGGGGTCCCCGGCCCGCCCGCTAG